In the genome of Mucisphaera calidilacus, one region contains:
- a CDS encoding metal ABC transporter solute-binding protein, Zn/Mn family has translation MRYLLLLLVVAGGVVGCSGEASEPEGPLRVATSLPPHGWLIERVAGEGVEVVVTLPGGSSPATYQPTDRQVSALMRCGLYFRAGVPFERGGWFQAIQMGSGLDVVDLRDGIVLRAMGDHGHHDHEGHEGHDHGADDPHTWLSPANLIVQAERIRDELAGMDPAGAEGYRQRCSVLTAELRALDSELAAMLEPVRGRSFFVFHPSWGYFADRYGLEQVAIEIGGKDPTDRELTELQQLARSKGIGVVYVQPQISGRSAEAVASAIGGEVAVLDPLVPEVVANLRSVATALTEGLKNE, from the coding sequence ATGAGATATCTCCTTCTGCTGCTGGTCGTGGCTGGTGGTGTTGTGGGTTGTTCGGGTGAGGCTTCGGAGCCGGAGGGGCCGCTGCGTGTCGCGACGAGTCTTCCGCCTCACGGGTGGCTGATCGAGCGTGTCGCGGGCGAGGGTGTGGAGGTGGTGGTGACTCTGCCTGGCGGCTCGAGTCCTGCGACGTACCAGCCGACGGATCGTCAGGTGAGTGCGTTGATGCGTTGCGGGTTGTATTTCCGTGCGGGCGTGCCCTTTGAGCGTGGGGGTTGGTTTCAGGCGATCCAGATGGGGAGCGGGCTGGATGTGGTGGACCTTCGGGATGGGATCGTGTTGCGGGCGATGGGCGATCACGGGCATCACGACCACGAGGGACATGAAGGGCATGACCACGGGGCTGATGACCCGCACACGTGGTTGTCGCCTGCCAATCTGATCGTGCAGGCGGAGCGGATTCGGGATGAGCTTGCGGGGATGGATCCTGCGGGTGCGGAGGGGTATCGGCAGCGGTGTTCCGTGCTGACGGCGGAGTTGCGGGCGCTGGATTCGGAGTTGGCCGCGATGCTGGAGCCGGTGCGTGGGCGGTCGTTCTTCGTGTTCCATCCGTCGTGGGGGTACTTCGCGGATCGGTACGGGCTGGAGCAGGTAGCGATTGAGATCGGGGGCAAGGATCCGACGGACCGTGAGCTGACGGAGTTGCAGCAGCTGGCGCGGTCGAAGGGGATCGGTGTGGTTTATGTTCAGCCGCAGATCTCGGGCCGGAGTGCGGAGGCGGTGGCGTCGGCGATCGGCGGCGAGGTGGCGGTTCTGGACCCTCTGGTGCCGGAGGTGGTGGCGAATCTGAGGTCGGTGGCGACGGCGCTGACCGAGGGTTTGAAGAACGAGTAG
- a CDS encoding metal ABC transporter permease: MGFFADIQHNSFLVTGLLAGVLASVATGVIGPFVITRRIVFLSGAIAHMALAGIGGVIFLRHLFPEALVWLSPLHGAVVVALGAAVLLGVVHERVAERMDTLIGAMWAVGMALGLMLIKFTPGYHTELMSYLFGNIVYVTWSDVGLIAVLDGVILLVTALYYKQILAVCVDAQQAELRGVPVLRTQIILLCLVALTVITLIQIVGLILVLALLTLPAATAAHRLHRLSAIIPAATVIGLVVTTVPRVAVYDLTVNGASISPEPAIVLSAAGLYLLSVVLRRVGVG; encoded by the coding sequence ATGGGCTTTTTCGCGGACATCCAGCACAACAGTTTCCTGGTGACGGGCCTGCTGGCGGGCGTGCTGGCGAGCGTGGCGACGGGCGTGATCGGGCCGTTCGTGATCACGCGTCGGATTGTTTTTCTGAGTGGTGCGATTGCGCACATGGCGCTCGCGGGGATCGGGGGCGTGATTTTCCTGCGGCACCTGTTCCCGGAGGCGCTGGTGTGGCTGAGTCCGCTGCACGGCGCGGTGGTGGTGGCGTTGGGTGCGGCGGTTTTGCTGGGGGTGGTGCACGAGCGTGTGGCGGAGCGGATGGACACGCTGATCGGGGCGATGTGGGCGGTGGGGATGGCGTTGGGTCTGATGCTGATCAAGTTCACGCCGGGGTATCACACGGAGCTGATGAGTTACCTGTTCGGGAACATCGTGTATGTGACGTGGTCGGACGTGGGTCTGATCGCGGTGCTGGACGGGGTGATCCTGCTGGTGACGGCGCTGTATTACAAGCAGATTCTGGCGGTGTGCGTGGATGCGCAGCAGGCGGAGCTGCGTGGTGTGCCGGTGTTGCGGACACAGATCATTCTGCTCTGCCTGGTGGCGTTGACGGTGATCACGCTGATCCAGATCGTGGGTTTGATTCTGGTGCTGGCGTTGCTGACGCTGCCGGCGGCGACGGCGGCGCACCGTCTGCATCGTTTGTCGGCGATCATCCCGGCGGCGACGGTGATCGGTCTGGTGGTGACGACGGTTCCGCGTGTGGCGGTGTACGACCTGACGGTGAACGGTGCGTCGATCAGCCCGGAGCCCGCGATCGTTCTTTCGGCGGCGGGGTTGTATCTGTTGTCGGTGGTGCTGCGTCGCGTGGGTGTGGGTTGA
- a CDS encoding TlpA family protein disulfide reductase: MTLRTAIAACLLAALTACDQNSTAENPPPTPAVNTTTEAAPAPKPDLPDALPVLDIDGIEALIAESAARDQIVVIDFWATWCVPCVAMFPELHEGLVAMGDDVRAVSITLDAPGKYEQRAIAFLNEHHALKDAYLLVPDTDQQERVVERLGEQWSNLEVPAVFVFGPDGKLAGEFLGPDVKGILETTASLRSQ, encoded by the coding sequence ATGACCCTCCGCACAGCAATCGCCGCCTGCCTGCTCGCCGCCCTGACCGCCTGCGACCAGAACAGCACCGCCGAAAACCCCCCGCCCACACCCGCCGTCAACACGACAACCGAGGCAGCGCCCGCCCCGAAGCCCGATCTCCCCGACGCCCTGCCCGTCCTCGATATCGATGGCATCGAAGCGCTCATCGCCGAGTCCGCCGCCCGCGACCAGATCGTCGTCATCGACTTCTGGGCCACCTGGTGCGTCCCCTGCGTCGCCATGTTCCCCGAACTCCACGAGGGTCTCGTCGCCATGGGCGACGACGTCCGCGCCGTCTCCATCACCCTCGACGCACCCGGCAAATACGAGCAGCGCGCCATCGCCTTTCTCAACGAACACCACGCCCTCAAGGACGCCTACCTCCTCGTTCCCGACACCGACCAACAGGAACGGGTCGTCGAGCGCCTTGGCGAGCAGTGGTCCAACCTCGAAGTCCCCGCCGTCTTCGTCTTCGGGCCCGACGGGAAACTCGCCGGCGAATTCCTCGGGCCCGACGTCAAGGGCATCCTCGAAACCACCGCTTCACTCCGCAGCCAGTGA
- a CDS encoding metal ABC transporter ATP-binding protein — MAASSEPVIDVRGVTFRYAHRADDRPILDDVSLTIAEGDFLGIIGPNGGGKTTLLKLMLGFLEPDAGEVRVFGVAPERGRGWIGYVPQHATIDPAAPASVLDVVLMGCLGHSRWGVWYGRSERDRAMSALERTGCASLAHRPINALSGGQKQRVLIARALVAEARVLLLDEPTTGVDPYAQQGLTELLHELHARIPIVMVSHDISFVTQHLNRVACLNGRMSVHGIDELSHDQIERTYAGPVMVLHHHEEDCPIHAHGHGHHDASGGSENGAEQD; from the coding sequence ATGGCAGCGTCGTCTGAACCCGTGATTGACGTTCGAGGCGTGACGTTTCGTTATGCGCATCGTGCGGACGACCGGCCGATTCTGGACGACGTGAGTCTGACGATCGCGGAGGGTGATTTTCTGGGGATCATCGGGCCGAACGGCGGTGGCAAGACGACGCTGTTGAAGCTGATGCTGGGTTTTCTGGAGCCGGACGCGGGCGAGGTTCGGGTGTTCGGTGTCGCGCCTGAGCGTGGGCGGGGGTGGATCGGTTACGTGCCGCAGCACGCGACGATTGACCCTGCGGCGCCGGCGTCGGTGCTGGACGTGGTGCTCATGGGGTGCCTGGGCCATTCGCGTTGGGGGGTGTGGTACGGGCGTTCGGAGCGTGATCGTGCGATGTCGGCTCTGGAGCGGACGGGCTGTGCGTCGCTGGCGCACCGGCCGATCAACGCGTTGTCGGGTGGTCAGAAGCAGCGTGTGCTGATTGCGCGGGCGCTGGTGGCGGAGGCGCGGGTGCTGCTGCTGGACGAGCCGACGACGGGTGTGGACCCTTATGCGCAGCAGGGGCTGACGGAGTTGTTGCACGAGCTGCATGCGCGGATCCCGATCGTGATGGTGAGTCACGACATCTCGTTCGTGACGCAGCACCTGAACCGTGTGGCGTGTCTGAACGGGCGGATGAGCGTGCACGGGATTGATGAGTTGTCGCACGATCAGATCGAGCGGACGTACGCGGGTCCGGTGATGGTGTTGCACCATCACGAGGAGGATTGTCCGATCCATGCGCACGGCCACGGTCATCATGACGCTTCGGGGGGGTCAGAGAACGGAGCCGAGCAGGATTGA
- the lptD gene encoding LPS assembly protein LptD has translation MTSSLRRTVAALAAAVLVLPAADALASDTPFSITNNPRRQAPLDAPVVAADALLAAQTVATWRDGSTRWFLLDNEARFSVGNYRFAASRALVRLETRNRNYQRVQTFTVYLQDARPGGADTGIDTASPRLTLSASTTGSVAVETDSMQPRDAAPDDAFVTEALNALTRLDQRRASATFPIDPSPAVAEQQVATKDLRRAEIARRRADINAVSGGLVDAPEPGALIDLPEQGRLTFASGRAVARAGDEESSLTLVGGVTVIYTDARDDLNLRLTAERAVVFAEGRPQLTGSINAEQVTGVYLEDNAIITDGLYTVRAPRMYVDTRTGRAMLLEAVAYAYDEQRGLPMYVRADEIRQLSGNALIATNVRLSTSAFAEPHFAIGSDKLALELQRQPDGTATQRFAADDATLRVNDTPIFYSPRLSGRARELPIRGLAVGYSSNSGLNLRSDWDLFALAGKTTPRGVELEGQFDVRGEHGLALGAESTYQRPNANGNAQVYVLPSDNGTDEIGGREPIEQDGDPRGFLHAQHRQDLPAGWRLNAQTAIVSDETFLDEFFSDKANSDLPYETSLEMARTDHETSLSFYTRYDLNNFIEQNAELQSEGFRVDELPAIDYNRHGTPLGRTGAVLISDNSYSYQQARYGTDTPADRGFNAADSQALFGQAPNVTFENNAKANGAPVDFRHRVDTRQEIAASYRLGILQVNPYAAGRFVGYSEGADSTIYDDETTRFWGAVGTRLHTSFTGTDNHAKSRLLDVDGIRHILEPSLDLFAMQASYDPSRVFVADDNTDRLSEGLGTRIGLLQTWQTRRQGLTRSRTVDWITLRTDLVLRDAHADEDVIIPRYVGYRPEYSRGGDHFHGDLAWMMTESLGIAAELTQDFENDTLAQWKVGSTLEHSTRLTSFLNYQEIDPLGSSLLGYGIAYQMTAKYRAEFEHRLDFKDNGTRDIELTLDRRLPDWVLSLGTRYDAIDSETSIGVSLRPEFARRRAGDGLLPYDNID, from the coding sequence ATGACTTCATCCCTACGCCGAACCGTCGCAGCGCTCGCCGCCGCCGTACTCGTGCTCCCCGCCGCCGATGCGCTCGCCAGCGACACGCCGTTCAGCATCACCAACAACCCCCGCCGGCAGGCACCCCTCGACGCCCCCGTCGTCGCCGCCGACGCCCTGCTCGCCGCACAGACCGTCGCCACCTGGCGCGATGGCAGCACACGCTGGTTCCTCCTCGATAACGAAGCACGCTTCAGCGTCGGTAACTACCGGTTCGCCGCCTCCCGCGCCCTCGTCCGACTCGAGACCCGAAACCGCAACTACCAACGCGTCCAGACCTTCACCGTCTACCTCCAGGACGCACGCCCCGGCGGGGCCGACACCGGCATCGACACCGCCTCGCCCCGACTCACCCTCTCCGCCAGCACCACCGGCAGCGTCGCCGTCGAAACCGACAGCATGCAGCCCCGCGACGCCGCACCCGACGACGCCTTCGTCACCGAAGCCCTCAACGCCCTCACCCGACTCGATCAGCGACGCGCCTCCGCCACCTTCCCCATCGATCCCTCGCCCGCCGTCGCCGAACAGCAGGTCGCAACCAAGGACCTCCGCCGGGCCGAGATCGCCAGACGACGCGCCGACATCAACGCCGTCTCAGGCGGACTCGTCGACGCACCCGAACCCGGCGCCCTCATCGACCTCCCCGAACAGGGACGACTCACCTTCGCCAGCGGACGCGCCGTCGCCCGCGCAGGCGACGAGGAGTCCAGCCTCACCCTCGTCGGAGGCGTCACCGTCATCTACACCGACGCCCGAGACGACCTCAACCTCCGACTCACCGCCGAACGCGCCGTCGTCTTCGCCGAGGGAAGACCCCAACTCACCGGTTCCATCAACGCCGAACAGGTCACAGGCGTCTACCTCGAAGACAACGCCATCATCACCGACGGCCTCTACACCGTCCGTGCACCACGCATGTACGTCGACACACGCACCGGCCGCGCCATGCTCCTCGAGGCCGTCGCCTACGCCTACGACGAACAACGCGGACTCCCCATGTACGTCCGTGCCGACGAGATCCGACAGCTCTCCGGCAACGCGCTGATCGCCACCAACGTCCGCCTCAGCACCAGCGCCTTCGCCGAACCCCACTTCGCCATCGGCTCCGACAAACTCGCGCTCGAACTCCAGCGGCAGCCCGATGGCACCGCCACCCAACGCTTCGCCGCCGACGACGCCACCCTACGCGTCAACGACACCCCGATCTTCTACAGCCCGCGCCTCTCCGGCCGCGCCCGCGAACTGCCCATCCGCGGACTCGCCGTCGGCTACTCCAGCAACTCCGGGCTCAACCTCCGATCCGACTGGGACCTCTTCGCACTCGCCGGCAAAACAACCCCCCGAGGCGTCGAACTCGAAGGTCAGTTCGACGTCCGAGGCGAACACGGACTCGCCCTCGGCGCCGAGTCCACCTACCAGCGGCCCAACGCCAACGGCAACGCACAGGTCTACGTCCTCCCCTCCGACAACGGCACCGACGAGATCGGCGGACGCGAACCCATCGAGCAGGATGGCGACCCCCGAGGCTTCCTCCACGCACAGCACCGCCAGGACCTGCCCGCCGGCTGGCGACTCAACGCTCAGACCGCCATCGTCTCCGACGAGACCTTCCTCGACGAGTTCTTCTCCGATAAGGCCAACTCCGATCTCCCCTACGAAACCTCCCTGGAGATGGCCCGCACCGACCACGAAACCTCGCTCTCCTTCTACACCCGCTACGACCTCAACAACTTCATCGAGCAGAACGCCGAACTCCAGTCCGAAGGCTTCCGCGTCGATGAACTCCCAGCCATCGACTACAACCGGCACGGCACACCCCTCGGCCGAACCGGTGCCGTCCTCATCTCCGACAACAGCTACAGCTACCAGCAGGCTCGATACGGCACCGACACCCCCGCCGACCGCGGTTTCAACGCCGCCGACTCCCAGGCTCTCTTCGGACAGGCACCCAACGTCACCTTCGAGAACAACGCCAAGGCCAACGGCGCACCCGTCGACTTCCGCCACCGCGTCGACACCCGACAGGAAATCGCAGCCTCCTACCGCCTCGGCATCCTCCAGGTCAACCCCTACGCCGCCGGCCGATTCGTCGGCTACAGCGAGGGCGCCGATTCCACCATCTACGACGACGAGACCACACGCTTCTGGGGTGCTGTCGGCACACGACTCCACACCTCCTTCACCGGCACCGACAACCACGCCAAAAGCCGACTCCTCGACGTCGACGGCATCCGCCACATCCTCGAACCCTCGCTCGACCTCTTCGCCATGCAGGCCTCCTACGACCCCTCCCGGGTCTTTGTCGCCGACGACAACACCGACCGACTCTCCGAAGGCCTCGGCACCAGGATCGGACTCCTCCAGACATGGCAGACCCGACGCCAGGGCCTCACCCGCTCGCGAACCGTCGACTGGATCACCCTCCGAACCGACCTCGTCCTCCGCGACGCCCACGCCGACGAAGACGTGATCATCCCCCGGTACGTCGGCTACCGTCCCGAGTACTCGCGCGGCGGTGACCACTTCCATGGCGACCTCGCATGGATGATGACCGAGTCACTCGGCATCGCCGCCGAACTCACTCAGGATTTCGAAAACGACACCCTCGCACAGTGGAAAGTCGGTTCCACCCTCGAACACAGCACCCGACTCACCTCCTTCCTCAACTATCAGGAAATCGACCCGCTCGGCAGCTCCCTCCTCGGCTACGGCATCGCCTACCAGATGACCGCCAAGTACCGCGCCGAATTCGAACACCGACTCGACTTCAAGGACAACGGCACCCGCGACATCGAACTCACCCTCGACCGCCGACTCCCCGACTGGGTCCTCAGCCTCGGCACCCGATACGACGCCATCGACTCCGAAACCTCCATCGGCGTCTCCCTCCGCCCCGAATTCGCCCGACGCAGGGCCGGCGACGGGCTCCTCCCCTACGACAACATCGACTAA
- the thiS gene encoding sulfur carrier protein ThiS, giving the protein MKIVLNGDDREVSAATVAALIDELGLAGQPAAVELNARVVPKRAHAEATLAEGDRVEVVTLVGGG; this is encoded by the coding sequence ATGAAGATTGTGCTCAATGGCGACGATCGGGAGGTATCGGCGGCGACGGTCGCGGCGTTGATCGACGAGTTGGGTCTCGCGGGTCAGCCGGCGGCGGTGGAGTTGAATGCCCGGGTCGTGCCCAAGCGAGCTCATGCGGAGGCGACGCTGGCGGAGGGCGACCGTGTGGAGGTCGTGACGCTGGTCGGCGGCGGTTAA
- a CDS encoding thiazole synthase yields MTTTTASGPDNMLDTPLSVGGRSLTSRLIVGTGKYADYPTMQACLDASGSEVITVAVRRERLIDAEGKSLLDFVDTSRYTILPNTAGCFSAEDAVRVARLGREILDQLDNPGKDWVKLEVLGDKKTLLPDPVGTLEATRELVADGFKVLCYSSDDPIMAMRIKEAGASSVMPAGSPIGSGQGVLNPSAITLILELLKDGDPDYPVIVDAGVGTASDVSQAFELGADGVLLNTGIAHAKDALRMAHAMRHATQAGRLAYLAGRIPRKLYANASSPWEGVISYIPGE; encoded by the coding sequence ATGACGACGACGACGGCCTCGGGGCCGGACAACATGCTGGACACCCCCCTTTCGGTTGGCGGCCGGTCGCTGACGAGCCGTCTGATTGTGGGGACGGGCAAGTACGCGGACTATCCGACGATGCAGGCTTGTCTGGATGCCTCGGGCAGCGAGGTGATCACGGTGGCGGTGCGTCGCGAGCGGCTGATTGATGCGGAGGGCAAGTCGCTTCTGGACTTTGTGGACACGAGTCGGTACACGATTCTGCCGAACACGGCGGGTTGTTTTTCGGCGGAGGACGCGGTTCGCGTGGCGCGGCTGGGGCGTGAGATTCTTGATCAGCTGGACAACCCGGGCAAGGACTGGGTGAAGCTGGAGGTGCTGGGCGACAAGAAGACGCTGCTGCCTGACCCGGTGGGGACGCTTGAGGCGACACGTGAGTTGGTGGCGGACGGCTTCAAGGTGCTGTGCTACAGCTCGGACGACCCGATCATGGCGATGCGGATCAAGGAGGCCGGGGCGTCGTCGGTGATGCCTGCGGGTTCGCCGATCGGCTCGGGCCAGGGCGTGCTGAATCCGAGTGCGATCACGCTGATCCTGGAGCTGCTGAAGGATGGCGACCCCGATTACCCGGTGATTGTCGATGCGGGTGTGGGTACGGCGTCGGACGTGTCGCAGGCGTTCGAGCTGGGTGCGGATGGTGTGCTGCTGAACACGGGGATCGCCCACGCGAAGGATGCGCTGCGGATGGCGCACGCGATGCGTCACGCGACGCAGGCGGGTCGGCTGGCGTACCTGGCGGGTCGTATCCCGCGGAAGCTGTACGCGAACGCATCGAGTCCGTGGGAAGGCGTGATTTCGTATATTCCCGGCGAGTAA
- the thiE gene encoding thiamine phosphate synthase: MADALRAIDANANRAGEALRTLEDLARFLLDDRVLASEAKGLRHELRALLEPLPELIWHRDTEGDVGTSVSTAAEMERADDAGLAEAAGHRAAEALRVIEELSKTLAGRAGCGAMAGRAEALRYRVYTLHQRVVERLGCGRRRQWRLCLLLTESACRRRWEEVLEGALAGGVDCVQVREKAMGGAALLERVRAVIGVCRPREVSVIVNDRLEVALAAGADGVHLGQEDLPLGAARQIVGQGLMVGISTTNLEQAGAAVAGGADYVGLGPMYESTTKAKPTIAGPAYLRAYVRRHGLAHLAIGGVTAARMPELLAAGVRGVAVCAEVAGAEDPEAAARGLVACFSAGGDSASG, from the coding sequence ATGGCTGACGCGCTGCGAGCGATCGATGCGAACGCGAATCGTGCGGGCGAGGCGCTGCGTACGCTCGAGGACCTGGCGCGTTTCCTGCTGGACGACCGCGTGTTGGCGAGCGAGGCGAAGGGGTTGCGGCACGAGCTGCGGGCTTTGCTGGAGCCGTTGCCTGAGCTGATCTGGCATCGTGATACGGAGGGTGACGTGGGGACCTCGGTATCGACGGCGGCGGAAATGGAGCGTGCGGACGATGCGGGTCTGGCGGAGGCGGCGGGCCATCGGGCGGCGGAGGCGTTGCGGGTGATCGAGGAGCTGAGCAAGACGCTTGCGGGTCGTGCGGGTTGCGGGGCGATGGCGGGGCGTGCGGAGGCGCTGCGTTACCGGGTCTACACGCTGCATCAGCGGGTGGTGGAGCGTCTGGGTTGCGGGCGTCGGCGGCAGTGGCGTTTGTGCCTGCTGCTGACGGAGTCGGCGTGTCGTCGGCGTTGGGAGGAGGTCCTCGAGGGTGCGCTGGCGGGTGGGGTGGATTGTGTGCAGGTGCGTGAGAAGGCGATGGGCGGCGCGGCGTTGCTGGAGCGGGTGCGGGCGGTGATCGGCGTGTGTCGGCCAAGGGAGGTGTCGGTGATCGTGAATGACCGTCTGGAGGTGGCGTTGGCTGCGGGTGCGGACGGCGTGCATCTGGGGCAGGAGGATCTGCCCCTGGGTGCGGCACGGCAGATCGTGGGTCAGGGGCTGATGGTTGGGATCAGCACGACGAACCTTGAGCAGGCGGGTGCTGCGGTGGCGGGCGGAGCGGACTACGTGGGGCTGGGTCCGATGTATGAATCGACGACGAAAGCGAAGCCGACGATCGCGGGACCGGCGTATCTGAGGGCCTATGTGAGGCGGCACGGGCTGGCGCATCTGGCGATCGGCGGGGTCACGGCGGCGCGGATGCCTGAGCTGTTGGCGGCGGGTGTGCGTGGGGTGGCGGTGTGTGCGGAGGTGGCGGGTGCGGAGGACCCGGAGGCGGCTGCGCGGGGGTTGGTGGCCTGTTTTTCGGCAGGGGGTGACTCGGCGTCGGGATGA